From one Mya arenaria isolate MELC-2E11 chromosome 4, ASM2691426v1 genomic stretch:
- the LOC128230229 gene encoding uncharacterized protein LOC128230229 yields the protein MSSALVFVFTVVWSFNGSNGYIMFDELKVLNHAEDHLRGDVMKIKPFVPPMISLQSQPPERVKPDREKSMPGYWTAGDTSLLGLLLSLPDADGVQYEAVDTSEDYDIGVGDSDDAVVLWKRSRSVPPRSRRCGQIAGPFRMFCDS from the exons ATGAGCAGTgctcttgtttttgtgtttactGTGGTTTGGTCGTTTAACGGCAGTAATGGATATATAATGTTTGACGAATTGAAAGTTTTGAACCACGCTG AGGACCATCTGCGAGGTGATGTAATGAAGATAAAACCGTTCGTCCCACCTATGATAAGTCTTCAAAGCCAACCTCCCGAGCGGGTGAAGCCGGATCGCGAGAAATCAATGCCTGGCTACTGGACAGCCGGCGATACATCTTTATTAGGTCTGCTGTTGTCACTGCCCGATGCCGATGGTGTGCAATACGAGGCGGTTGACACCTCGGAAGACTATGATATAGGAGTCGGGGACTCAGACGACGCTGTGGTACTCTGGAAACGGAGTAGATCAGTGCCGCCCAGGTCACGCAGATGTGGACAAATAGCGGGCCCATTTCGCATGTTTTGTGATTCGTAA